From Branchiostoma floridae strain S238N-H82 chromosome 5, Bfl_VNyyK, whole genome shotgun sequence:
TCGTTCACAGTGTGTTCGTCAGGTGTCGCTGCATCACATGATTCCGAAGCAGGACTTGGGGCGTCTGCCCTTgaggtgtttttgttgtcaggTGAGTCCTGAACTTCTTGGCTGAAGCTATCCGGAGATATCAGACTACAGGATTCTATCTGACCACGTAAGTGGTGGTAAGTGGAgccaaagtacaaaacaaagcaaacaacCGCGCTCCAGAATGAGTAAACCGTCCACAGAATGTAGGTCTGGTAGGTCAGCGTTATCAGAACTTTTGGATTCCATGCCCATTCGCCACCCTTAACGTACACCACCAGAACGGACACGTTGTAAACACACAGCAGGAGCCGGTACACCAAGAATGGCACCTGATTCGTCAACCactgaaacaaaatataacagagaaaCGCATTAGTCGGTAGATAAAAGCGATGAAAGCCGTACGCGCAGCGCCGATCACAAGTGCTATTGTGTAAGGTAGAAGAAAATAGCCCAGTGCCTGGATCCACGACATGCAGTTGTATTTCTAGACTAAAGCAATGTAGTATCCGACCATCATGATAGCATACCGTCATCCTGATATTTGATGCATATACAATCTTTTATGAAGCCTGAACTAAACAGTTTTGCGTTACGTAACACGCTTCGACGGGTCAGTATGTAGTCAACTTGCTTTACTCTTGGCGTCTTGAAGTTTTGTTTCGTTCTGAACATCTTACCGGAGTTGTGTAGAAGCGGACTGTATCATGATGACGAGGGAAGACCCGATACAGACGGAACTCGTCTCGGATCCGAGGAGGTACAGGCATGGTGACAAGAAGACCCTACTAACAATGCGCTTCGATCACACGGGATAGATCATTTACCCTTACCAAAGGTTAAAGTCCAGCAGTGCTCTGTCTAGTTTCTTAGTGATCATGGTGACCTGCGTCAGTAGataggtactctccaagcagaggttggtggggaaaatcgtgacctttccTTATATGGCCATGCCATATTTTTTTGACCATCCCCCGCCCCACCATACGGCATATAACgttaaggaaaaggtcacgattttcccccgccaacctctgcttggtgagtaGGAAATAGGAGACTTTCGGGCTCACACACCCACGCCTTCGCTCATGAGGGGTCATGAGGGTCCATAAGCGCCATCTagcgaacattttttttcacaagggTGTCCTGTGCTATGGCCCATACGGGCCTCTACTTCATTGACACGCCTTACCAAACGTTACTAGATGGGAGGTGGTTCAACATAGTATCATGCTCTCACTCACTTGGTGTGTCACATATTTCCGCTAGGTGGGGTTGTTGAGAAGCTAGCAAAACAGACGCTGCATTAGAGACGCAATGTTTGTTGACCACGAGAAAGAGCATACACTGAATTTATCTTAGTTCCAAACGATTTAACTATACGATATCAAACAGAGCATAAACATCTCTACAGATTGAAATACTGAAATACAGCGACATTATTTCGTATTACAGGTTTTGTAGAGCAACCTTTGACCccaaaatgacctgaaaacgaGGCTGTGGTGACTTCCgggtttgactttttctgttcttttttttgtcCGTTTACTAACTATTTTGTTCATTTAACAATCCGTTGGACAACACGTCATGGCGGCCCGCACCGGTGGGAAGAAAAAAGCGTAAGTTTTGTGCCTTAATTTCTTCCATGGCGATTCCCAGTTATCAAGCGGTATTGGTGGTCCTCCGCCTCCGAGGCCATCATGATCATGCCAAGTTCACCAGAAAAGTGGGTGTATAGTACAATATGATCATGTATAAACACCATTCAGTAGAGACACATAACTTAGCTCTCATCCTGCTGACTTATGGGGCTTAAACTTGGGACATAATGTAGTTGGCAAACAGAAGAgataatttgatttcttggtcgATTCATTCAATCGGATTAAATTATTGATTGAGTAAAAGTTGACTGACAAAGGTGAATTTTGATGGACCAGGGACATGAAGGTGGTGATCATGGGAGACTTCGCCATCGGGAAGACAGCTTTGCTGCAGAGATACATCAGCGGGGCCTTCCAGGACACGACAAGTGTGAGTGGACTGGGTTACGTTTAACTAGGAGTAGGAGGTTAACAAAACTTCCTTGGTTACAAAGAAAAGCCTATCTCCATGCCGATATCTGTTATGGCTTAACTAGTAATGTAGGCATCTTTGCAGTGTTTATAATTGTCTTGTCGTTAAGGTGCTTTGTTTTAGCGGAGGCTCAGGCAAAGCAAACTGATGTTTCCATTCAGGTCCCTACAAAAGTTTCTACAAACTCCGTATTTCTGTATATTCGGATGATTAAtgatcatttttcccagcacaCATAAAAAGACAAGACTTTTCCTGTAGAAATGATTCTCTGCTACTTTGTCtacagtgttgttgttgtttgttgtttattaagaaaccttttagcccttacgggctaatcttccaaggttcaatcaacatgaatcaacattacaatcaacatgaatacatacatttttaaaaatacaacaatcacagagtatttacaatagagcacagtgtctaggggtcagaggtctagttgacaatgtttgagatagCTTGCTTAAAACTGGACAGTGTATACAGTTAAAACTGGACAGTGTATACAGTGTCTCATATTCCCTTGCAGACCATAGGTGCCTCCTTCATGCTGAAGCAGTGGGGACCATACAACATCGCTATATGGGTGAGCTTTAGTTATAGTATCCTTTTATAGACAATAGGATGGTTATGTAAGTGAACTTTTTATGTTATCTGGCTTATATGTAGGTGCAGAGCTGTCGTGCTCCTACAGTACTAGTGCAACTAATAATGGACAGAAGTTTGATGAAGATCATATCATAAGCCACTGAATGGTATGATCCAAAAGTCAGCCAACTTAGCGGATGAGTTTAATacatcatacaaatgtatattatcCATGAAGTATTTTGGCATTGCAAATATCGAAGTAATTTTCGTTCTGCAGGATACAGCTGGCAATGAGCGGTACTCAGGCCTTACTACATTTTACGTCCGAGGTGCCTCCGCCGCCATCCTTGCGTACGACATCAGCGACCGTCGGACGTTCGACATCCTGCAGGAACGGTTCCTGCCCATCCTGGACGGAGCAGAGGATGGCTGCCTCATCACCGTGGTGGGGACGAAGCTCGATCTCGTAACGGAGGAGACAAGGCAGGTCAAACAGGAGGAGGCGGAGAGACTCGCGCTGGAACTAAACAGCTCACGGATCGAGAAGGACAGAACTGTGGCCAGCAAAAAACTGTCTTTTGAAACCAGTGCTAAGACGGGCCACAGTGTAGAGGAACTGTTCAGCGCCATGTTTGGTATTTGCCTGCCCCTGGACAAAGCACCAAAAACACCAAAGAGGAACAATAGCACAGTTGACCTGGAGGCACCATCATCAAGCAGAGTGCCTGTTGGAGAGAAGGCTGGCTGCTGTAACTGATTTTTTTGGAAATAGAGCAGAATCaattagttttattttcaaAGCCAGAAAACAAATGTATAATGGGCCCACATGTATAAGAGTTGTAATTTTGCtggttgtttttaaaaaaattacaaatcttAGGATAATttaattttcttaagttttgttGTACTCTAAGACTATATACATGGTTCACCAACTGCAATTACAATGATCTATTGTAATATTCTGTTGCCAACATCACCATGGTGCCTTATACTATGTTATAGAAACAAATGACTATTTTAGTATGAATGCTATCCATGTGATAAGTATGTAGGTCCTGGGACACTTTTCGTAAGAGATGAGAATGCAGGTCCAAGCTcattcataaacaatattcatgTTCAAGACTctaacttgacttgacttgatgTAGAAAGCAGTTACTATGCAAAGCTATTGACCAACAGACAACAAAGTAACATGGTACCCTCAAACACCTATTATCTGGTAGTCTGGAATTGATACCTACATTTTTTATGCAATCTTTTTTCTGAACTATAAAATCTTGTGCCAATTGActaatgtttatttcattttggcccgtttttaaaaatcttaatCAACCTGCTGACAGAACTGGTTTTGTCAGTATAGCTAGATTACTGAGGGGCCAAactgtaacatgtacatataatgctGTCTAGTTTTGCATTAATTCTATATATTGcaaaaattcaacaaattgGCATGAAGATATTGTAGATCTAAAATCATCAAATTCAtttcaatgtaaaaatgttctaATGTTGTCCACTACCATAGATATCGTAGTATTGTTGACCATTTATTATTTACTATGAATTtagaaagttcatctgtgttgaaaGGAATAATTCTaaacaaagttgaactgtaatttagAGCACAAAGAAATAGACTTGACCAATAACTGAAGTGTGACAGTTGAAAATTTAGACAAGTCCAACTTTTGTACTCAAAATTACAGTTAACTTTCCTGTAGAATATTATTAAGTTATGTCACCATGCAGTACTAGTGGTCCaagtgtacacatgtatgttactCAGAAATAATCAGAGGAACTTGTACACTTAACTTTTTTTAAGACTCCTTTTATTCTGGTGTTATTTGATACTGGTTAATGCTGTTGACATGGCAACAATCACATAATAATGTCTATCTTACCACCaactattttcaattcatacacatgtatatcacaaaACTGTGTCATTGTAATTAGCTGTAATTAATGTAAATCACTGATGTAAttttacaatatgtacaaagaaATGTAAACATGATAAGTCAAAGTCATGTTATAATGGACCTCAAATATTGTCTGGCTATTTGAAGAAAATATTGGAaacatgattgtgttttgtggACTTTTTTTGTTAAAGATTATGATAGCAACATGATTGAATAGCTTCAATGTGTGTCATACTCCTGTTAAGTTTGGctggatatatatatgtgcatgtATTTTGCAGTAGGAGGGGAAAGGAGCCGTTCATAGtattttgagtttgcagtggaaaaaatgtagtacatgtaatgtaacgGACTAATGCAAAACAGAGctggtcaccacaaaaaccatGAACAAAGGATCTACAGTATTGCATCAACAAGTATATACAATTATTATATTACACAGTAGTTTCTGGTTGACTACACTGACATTTTGATGAACAACTCTTCATCATAACTGGACCTCTTCGCTGTCCCTCCAATACATGTTTAATACTTAGTACATTGATGCTGCATTGTACACCCTACATGTAGTTGGTAATATAAATCAGCATGTAGCATCCAAGAATACTTTTTCTAAGCTGAAACATGGGGCTGACTGGGAGGCCCATGTTGAGTACTGTCCTGTTCACTGCCCCACCAAGAGGGTAGGTCTGGAGTTGTACTCGACACACTTGGAGGGGTCTGCTGGGAAGTGCTGCTGGCACAGGGTCATCAGCCGCTTCAGGGCCTACAGAAACACGGCAGAGGGAAGGATATAGTTGGCTTTGTTAAAAGACTAAGTTTTGGTATACCATGTATTTGTCGCTTAACAGCATAACTAAGGTGGAggctatggatggattgttataATAGCAAGTGTTTATGTCTTGTCCTACACAAGAAATAAATAGATTTCGGGTCCCCTGGCAGCTTTACTTTATACTGCAGCAAAATCTCTGCATTTATTGCCCACTCAGAATATATAGGTGCTATTGTTACACAAACTATTGAGCAGTCACTACACACATGTTTGACAGCACTTGTGGAGTGTGTGTAAAGACACATACCTGGATGTACTTCCTTTGTGTCTCGTCATTGAGAACATCTGCGGTGCAGTCAAGGAACCAACAATGATGTTGACCTATACATTTCTGCCCTATAAGACTAACTGGTACCTACATATAATATTTTTAGAACCCTACAAGGTATTTCTCAATATTCAAAATGACAACACCCTCTCTCAGCTGTCATATTACAAGAAAGAAGATTTTACATAACCTTCACAAAATTCATTGCTCATCAAATACTTGTGCTCAAGAAATAGCATACAACTGGCGCCATTTAAAAGTATCCAGAATTTTCATTTTCTAGGCTGGCATTGTCGTTATTGTTGACAGTACAAAAACATCACTCAACCCTATGGGCTTCACACAAGACTCCATGTAAAGGATACGGGCCACGTTCTGTGCAAAGATCTTCTCTCTGCCGGTACGTGCGTGAATGCCGACCATGGTCACACCGATGGGCCATGGTGCGTTTCCTATCGCCATTCTCAGATAGGCATCATTAGCctgaaacaacacaacacatttgTATATTACATTCAGTCTGTGGTCACAGTTGCTGTCCTCAAAcacttcaagaaaatgttaaaatagcaCCATTAGCTATTGCTATTTTGGACACTTCTGCATCTTCATTCTCCAGAACTGCCTATTCCCATAGCATTTTCAGCCCA
This genomic window contains:
- the LOC118415502 gene encoding ras-related protein Rab-20-like, with product MAARTGGKKKADMKVVIMGDFAIGKTALLQRYISGAFQDTTSTIGASFMLKQWGPYNIAIWDTAGNERYSGLTTFYVRGASAAILAYDISDRRTFDILQERFLPILDGAEDGCLITVVGTKLDLVTEETRQVKQEEAERLALELNSSRIEKDRTVASKKLSFETSAKTGHSVEELFSAMFGICLPLDKAPKTPKRNNSTVDLEAPSSSRVPVGEKAGCCN